A genomic segment from Muntiacus reevesi chromosome 15, mMunRee1.1, whole genome shotgun sequence encodes:
- the TLNRD1 gene encoding talin rod domain-containing protein 1: MASGSAGKPSVEAASPAPASAVGGASSQPRKRLVSVCDHCKGKMQLVADLLLLSSEARPVLFEGPASACAGAESFEQCRDTIIARTKGLSILTHDVQSQLNMGRFGEAGDSLVELGDLVVSLTECSAHAAYLAAVATPGAQPAQPGLVDRYRVTRCRHEVEQGCAVLRATPLADMTPQLLLEVSQGLSRNLKFLTDACALASDKSRDRFSREQFKLGVKCMSTSASALLACVREVKAAPSELARSRCALFSGPLVQAVGALVGFATEPQFLGRAAAVSAEGKAVQTAILGGAMSVVSACVLLTQCLRDLAQHPDGGAKMSDHRERLRNSACAVSEGCTLLSQALRERSSPRTLPPVNSNSVN; this comes from the coding sequence ATGGCTAGCGGCAGcgctgggaagcccagtgtcgAGGCGGCTTCTCCGGCTCCAGCGAGCGCCGTCGGCGGGGCCTCGTCGCAGCCGCGGAAGAGGCTGGTGTCTGTCTGTGACCACTGCAAAGGCAAGATGCAGCTGGTGGCCGACCTGCTGCTGCTGTCGAGTGAGGCGCGGCCCGTGCTCTTCGAGGGCCCAGCCTCCGCCTGCGCCGGCGCCGAGTCCTTCGAGCAGTGCCGGGACACCATCATCGCGCGCACCAAGGGGCTCTCCATCCTCACCCACGACGTGCAGAGTCAGCTCAACATGGGCCGCTTCGGGGAGGCAGGGGACAGCCTGGTGGAGCTGGGAGACCTGGTGGTTTCCCTGACCGAGTGCTCCGCCCATGCGGCCTATCTGGCGGCCGTGGCCACGCCGGGCGCGCAGCCCGCGCAGCCGGGCCTGGTGGACCGCTACCGCGTGACGCGCTGCCGCCACGAGGTGGAGCAGGGCTGCGCCGTGCTGCGCGCCACCCCGCTGGCCGACATGACCCCGCAGCTGCTGCTCGAGGTGTCGCAGGGCCTGTCGCGCAACCTCAAGTTCCTGACGGACGCGTGCGCCCTGGCTAGCGACAAGTCCCGGGACCGCTTCTCGCGTGAGCAGTTCAAGCTGGGCGTCAAGTGCATGAGTACCAGCGCCTCGGCGCTGCTGGCCTGCGTGCGCGAGGTGAAGGCGGCGCCCAGCGAACTGGCGCGGAGCCGCTGCGCGCTCTTCAGCGGGCCGCTGGTGCAGGCGGTCGGCGCCCTGGTGGGCTTCGCCACCGAGCCGCAGTTCCTGGGTCGCGCGGCGGCTGTGAGCGCCGAGGGCAAGGCGGTGCAGACCGCCATCCTGGGAGGCGCCATGAGCGTGGTGTCGGCCTGCGTGCTCCTGACCCAGTGCCTCAGGGATCTGGCGCAGCACCCCGACGGGGGCGCCAAGATGTCGGACCACAGGGAGAGGCTGAGGAACTCGGCCTGCGCCGTGTCTGAAGGCTGCACCCTGCTATCTCAGGCTTTAAGGGAGAGGTCTTCGCCCAGGACTTTACCGCCAGTGAATTCCAATTCTGTGAATTAG